The DNA region AGGAAAGCAGAAACTGCTGATAGGGCCGTGGACTCATTGGTGGCCTATATCCTCCAAGCTAGGTGATTTTCCAGTTCCTCCTCAAGGATTTTCTCCTTCTTATGATATGTCTCCTCAACGTTGGTTTGATTATCACCTTAAAGGCATAGAAAATGGTGTAGATCAACTGCCTCCCGTTACCTATTACGTTATGGGTCCCTTTGATGGCTCGCCTTCGAAAGGAAATGTATGGAAAACTGCTGAAAATTGGCCTATACCTGCTAAAAATAAAGCTTTTTATTTGGGGCAAAAGCATAAATTAATAACCGAGATAACAAAAGAAAAAAGGGGTGTCTATTCCTTTAATGCTGACCCTAAAAATCCTGTTCCTACAATAGGGGGGCGTAATCTCTTTCTAGATTGTGGCCCTAGAGATCAGCGAACGATTGAAAGTCGTTCCGATGTACTGGTATTTACTACCGAACCCTTAGAAGAAGACATGGAAGTGACTGGACATTTATTAGCTAAATTATATGTAACTTCCAATGTTTCTGACACCGATTTCGTCGTACGTTTAAGTGATGTTTACCCCGATGGGCGTAGCATTTTAATTTCCGATGGAATCCATCGAACAGCCATCCAGTCTTCTCAACTAAAAAGATGGGCTTCTTTGCAAAAGCCTTATGAAATTGAAATTGATCTAGCTTCTACGAGTATGGTTTTTGCCAAAGGACATCGCATAAGAGTCTCAATTTGCGGTTCAAATTTTCCTCGCTACGAAGTTAATCATAACGTGGGCTTATTAGAAGCGACTTCTGGGCGGTGTGCTGTGGCCCGCAATAAAATCTATACAGGCCCTGGTTATCCATCACGACTTATTTTACCGCTAGTTGAGTAAGGTTTGCTTTATTTAATAAGGAAAGAGGCTTGCTAATTATAAATTAGCAAGCTAGGCAAGCTTTATTTTTAGACTCTTAGATGAGCTTGAAGAAGAGCTTTATGGATGAACTCGGCTCTTTTATGGACAATTTCTTCCTGGGGTAGATGGGTTTTCTCATGAAATTCTGCTAGCAAATGAGATCTTCGACAATTAAAGAATAGTTGATTGATGGATTGGCGGGAGATGCCTTCTACCCAGCCCATCTCTATTCCTAATTTAAGGAGGCTGATCGCATTCAGGGCTTCAATAGCATCAATTTGATAAGAATGCGTTAAAATACCAAAGGCACGGCTGATTTTATCTTTAATATAAGGATTACTACTCGCTCGAATTTGATTTCTGGCCATATTTTCTTCGACAACCATTTTAGTAGCAAAGGCATTTAAATTAGAGATAATCGATTCCTCGGTAACGCCTAAGGTATAATTGTTTTGCACGACTAGCAAATCACCAATGATTTCTTGGGGAGAGCCGCGAATACCGGAGCAAGCAATGCTTTCCTCTTTATTTTTTTCTACTATTTCCTCCATTTTTCCTGTATGGACAAGAGCGGGAAGCTGAAGATAGATAGAAACAAGTAAAGCTGTTCCGCAGCTACCTATATCTGCAGTAAGAAAGCCATATTTAGCATTATAAGCAAAAGAAATGTTATGGCCAATAGTGGTTTCAATTTTTAAAAGTTTATTCCAAGCCTTCTCTAGTTCGCCTTTACATTCGATAAGTTGCAAGTGGAGATGATTGCGAATATTAAAAGAAGCTAAAAATTGTCCTGAAGCGTCAATGATAAAAGCTTCTCCTGAATGAGCCTGGATGAAATTATCATTAGACCAGAAATGTTCTCCTAGAAATTCTTTCTCAAAAGGTTCCATTTCTTCTGCCCGAATAAGAGTAGCTTTCTCAAGTAGATCTAAAGAGAGGATTTCTTTGCTTAAAACTGAAACCACCTGCTTACGTCGCTCTGTACTAAGTTTACCCGGGAAATTGAATTTTTCAAGGTTTCGATGTAGATGAAGAATGGAAGCTAGCCAAATATCATTATCATTGTCTTGCCAAAGTTTTTTCTGGTTAATAATAACATTAGATTTATCATTGGGGGCCATTGCTTTTCTCCACATTTTCTTCTGTCAAAGCTCTAATTTGATCACGTAGCCATGCAGCTTGTTCATAGTCTTCTCTTTTTAGAGTCTCATTGAGGGCTTCGTTAAGAGCTAGTAGACGCAAGGAGGGGCTGATTTCTCTAACCTCACCTGGGCTGCGCCCAATATGGAGTGGAAAAATTTTTTTATTAGCTTTTACGCGAGGAGGAACTTTATCAAGAATGAGGAGTTCTTGTAAGATAATGTCATCAAAAACCTCGTAGCAGTTGCTACATCCTAAAGAGGCCCCTACCCGTAATGCTTCTAAAGAGGTATTACATTCTCCACAAGCCAAGCTGGTTTCTCCCACCATATGGCCCATCTCTTTTTCACTTGTTTGGCCATGTAGCTTACGTCGCAAGATAGGGCAGTCTGAACACATGCCCGTTTGCGAGATGTTATTTCCTATGAGCTCCGTATACCAAATGGCGATAGGTTTCTTGCATTCTGTGCATTCAATGGGTCGTTCAGGAACTTGCTCTTCAAAAAATTCAAAGGCTTTTTTAACCATAGTCGATCTTTTGATAGATGTTATATATTTACACCTACTATAGAAAATGTGAGCAAAAAAGTATAAATTTATTTTCGTAGGGAGAGTTTTTTTTTGCTTATTTGGCTTTGGCGTCAATGAGCAGTTTTTTTTCTCTAGCTGGCAGGATTTTAGTAGAGGCTTAAAGCTTAGCATTAGCTTGCGAAAAGCTTAAAGTTTATCTATTCATTTATAAAAAGCTAATTTTTCTCTGATTTTTATAAGGCTAAGAGCATAAACTTATTTTAGTATCCTCTTCCTTTAAGTTTAATCAATTGCTAGGATGAGGACGTTTAATGAATGCATAAAAGGTAGGTGGATAGGGAATTTAATTAGATCAATATAAAAGGGAAAAATGAAAAAGCAGATGCTTTGTAAGCTTAAAGGGCTTATTTAAAAGGTAAAGGATTTCTAACGAAAAAATAATCGGCTGGGCTTACTGGCAATGGGCTTGATAAATGCTTAACTTAAACTAGCATGAGTAGAAAAATAAAAGCAATTCAAGGGATGAGATGGAAAGCAAAGTAGAAATTGCTTAAAAGCTTGAGACTTGATGGACTCGAACCATCGACCCTCTCATTAAAAGTGAGATGCTCTACCGACTGAGCTAAAGTCTCGTGCAATTGACCCCAAGGGGATTCGAACCCCTGTTATCGGAATGAAAATCCGGTGTCCTAGGCCAGGCTAGACGATGGGGCCTGACTGGCACCTTATAAGGTTGAAAAACTTATAAGGTATTTTTTCTTCAAGTTTCCTTAAAGAGGCCTAATGTTACAGGATTTTGACTTTTATAAGCAATAACTAAATGGTGATAATTTCTTTTTCTTTTTTTTCTGCTAGCTCGTCAGCTTCTTTGCAAAACTTATCGGTCAACTCTTGAACATTTTTCTCATTCCTTTTCAGCCCATCTTCAGTAAGCTCACCAGCTATTTTTTGTTTTTTGGCAGCTTCATTAAACTCGCGGCGTATATTACGGATGCTAATTTTTGCTTCTTCTTTCTTTTTATGGCATTGCTTAACCATTTCTTTGCGCATATTTTCATCCATAGGAGGAATCTTAATGCGTATAGAATTAGCATCCACAATAGGCATGAAGCCTAAATTAGCTTTTTCAATGGATTTGCCAATCGCATTTGTTGTAGAAGGATCAAAAGGGGTAATTAAAAGCGTGCGCGCTTCAGGGGCAGTCACATTAGCAACTTCTTTGATACGCATGCTAGAGCCATAAATTTCTACAAAAATGCTATCTAACATACCAGCATTGGCACGATTAGTGCGTAGAGATTTTAAATCATTTTTCAAATGTTCAATTGCCACTAACATCTTGGATTTCGCTTGTTCAAGAATATTCATTATACAACTCCATTTTCCTAAATTCAGGCTGTCTATTAAGATACTTTTCTTAACTAATTAATGTTCCGTCTTCCGTTTTCGATAATATTTGTTTTAAAGATTCTTTTCCAAGAGCTTCCATGCTAAACACAAAAATAGGAAGCTGATTATTCATGCAAAGAGCGATGGAAGTTGTATCCATAACCTCTAGCTTTTCTGTAAGATATTGGGAGTAAGATAAAGTCCTATATTTTTGTGCTTGAGGGAATTTCAAAGGATCTTGCGTATAGACACCCTTGACTTTGGTAGCCTTAAGCAAAACATCAGCTTGTATTTCGCAAGCACGTAAGGCAGCAGCGCTGTCCGTAGTGAAATAAGGATTACCGGTGCCACCTACGAAAAGGACAATATGGCCAGCAGCAAGGTAATCGTTAGTGCGGTTCCAGTTATAGCTTTCAGCCACTTTAGGACATTCCAGGGCGCTTATTAGCTTAGTTGTACAGCCGATAGAAGTTAACGCTTGCTGTAGGGCTATACCATTCATAAGGGTAGCTAGCATACCCATTTGATCTGCCGCAGAGCGAGGGATTTTTGAGCCTTTTAATTGAATGGCTCGAAAAATATTTCCTCCTCCAATGACCAAAGCTAATTCGAAACCCTCTTGCTTTATATCTTTTAGCGATATAGCTAGCTGCTCCGCAGTCGGAAAATGGACGCCAAAAGGTTGCTCCCCTAGAAGGGTTTCTCCAGAAAGTTTTAACAAGATTCGCTTAGCGTTAGATAGATTTGTCATCGTTTTTTTCATCCTACAAAAAGGTATAGATTAAATAAAAAATACATTCTAGAAAACCTTAATTGCTACTTACCTTAAAATAGCATTTAGGGTTGGTGCCATTAAAGCTAGCTTGCAGTTTTCCTTCCAGCGACGCATTGAAAGTTTACTTCAAGTGATTATAGCCTATTTAAGGCGCTACTCTCAAGCTAGTTTAGGTTAGGCAGGGAATGAAAAGGATAAAAAGCTTAAAATATACTTAAGAAGTAATACGCTCTCGAGTAACTCTTTATGTCATCATATACTTAGTAAAAAGCTTGTTTTTACGGGTAAGGCCAGCTTGGAAAAAGGTTAATTTCTTTTTTGGTTATGTAGATGTAGTTTCTTTAAAAGGTGTAATTGAGGATCTTAATCGATAAGAAATTAAGATTGCTGGGAAGGAGTGGTAGGGTAGCTCTCATAGATTTTGATATGCATAATTTTCCAATCGCCTTCTCGGTTTGCTAGGTGAAATTCAAGATAGAATTTCTGATAGGTTGACGAGCCTTTTAACAAGATTTGGTAAGTAGCTTGATCTTTGGCTACATTAGTAAACGAAACATTCTTTCTGGTGAGTTGAGTAGTTAAAACCTTTCCATAAAGATCCTGGATGAAAAGGTGAAAATATTTGAAAGAAGAAGCTTGTTGAAACTCTTTACTTGTACTAAGAAAATAAGCATCATTAATATTTCTTTGTTGAATGCGTTCTAGAAATAGGTGTACAGCTTGGACTACCGCTAATTCCTCTTGCTCCGTGGGAGGATGTAAAGATAAACGTTCTTCAAAAAAATCTATAACAGACTCTTCAGCAGCTAACGATAAAGACAGAGTGGTAAATAAAATAAACAAATATTTCAATGGATGCTCTTAAGAAAAAGGTTTAAATAAGCCATAATTTTCCATTAAGCTTTCTGCCTTTTTATAATGCGTACGTTTTAATTCTTCATACACACGTAGTCCTTGCGCATTAAATCCTTGTTGGAAGTAAAGAAGGCCCAGCTTATAGAAAGTTTCTCGATCACCCGGGTTTAATTTTAAGATGGTTTCATATTCTTTAATTTCTTCTTTAGGCATTTGCAGATCACGATAACTATAAGCTAGTTGGGCATGGACCCAAGGGTCGTTGGGTGCATAATCATTAAGAACCTTAAATTCTTCAATGGCTCGTTCGGCAATGGCACGGAATTTCTCTTCCATCTGAAGGGAATAGCGCTCTACAGGCATCCAGCGTTCCTCATCATATCCCTCTAACTTACGCGGATCTACATAAAGGCCGGAAAGCATAACGTAAGCATTGGCAAGCGAGGCGTGGACCTCCAAGCTAGTCGGCTCGCACTTGACAAGCTTGATATTTTCTTCTACAGAAGTTAGCAAGAGAAGTTCTTTAAAGCGATGGACATCTTGCCAATGCCACCAACAGCTAAATTTTTCTATAAAAGAATGTAAAGATTTTAGCCATTGAGGGAAGGAATAGAAATTATATTCTTTGCCGTGAAGGTTATTAGCTAATTTGCAACATGCATTGGCTAAAGCAATATGATGTTCTGGGCAGCCTTCTTGATAATTCAAAAGGCTTTTGCAAGCAGCCAAATAACGTTGAATGATCTCTTTATGCTGCTCAGGCTTCTTAGCCTGGTAATAAACTTTCAGGATGAAATAAGAAAAGAAAGTAAGAAATACTCCAGCTAAACACATAGCAAGTAAAGCTGATTGTGTCAATAAGCTAAAAAAGGTAACCATTAAGATACATTCAATCACACCTAATATCAAAAAAATCAAGTGTAAGATCACATAAGAGCGCATCATCCCTTCAAACTGAGGAATAATAGAAGCAATGATAGGGTTGATATGATCGTTATAAAAGAAAGTATTAGCTTGAAAGTAAGTTTCTCCTTCAATGCGGGAGGATGACATGGTACTACTCTTGATAAAGCTTCAGGAAGACCTTTTATAAAGTTTGCCCTAAATTTAAACAAGGCTTTTTATGTTTACACCCCCTTTTTGTTAGCGGTGAGAGGCTTAATTCTATCATTCGTTAGTAATTTTAAAGAAATGATGAGCGCTATGCTGGATAGCTATTCATGAAAAAAGTAATAAACTAGGGCAAGGCAATATAAACGAGGCAGATGCTTTTTCTTTAGCCGGTCGTTTGTCGGTTCACCCTAACGCTAGATTTTTTTAATTCTTCCTGATAGAAAAGACTCAAACCTAGCAAATTAAGGGCCGAAGAAGTGAAAAAGGCTAAGCCTAGTTCCTCTCCCAAGAGAGCCCACCCGAATAGAGCAGAAAACATTGAAGTGGAAAAGCCTGCAAAAGACATAAAAGTGGCAGAAAAACGTTTCATTAGCCAGCCGTAAAGATTATAGCAGATAAGATTTGAAACAAGTAACAACCAAGCCGCACAAATAAAGAAGGGGAGGAGGCTGTTAAGATTAACAGGTACGGGCTTCCAATCTTCTACTAACAGCGAGTGAAAAAGGGTAATGATTCCACCTATCAGCATGCTCATTCCATTGGCAAATAAAGGTGAATAAAGATTTTCATTAACGAGCTGACGTAAAAGAATCCATCCATAAACGCTTGTAGTAGCGGCAATAATCACAGCTAACTCTGCCCAAGAAAACATAAAGAGATGGCCCGCTTTTTGCTCTGCAGATGTTTCACTAAGTAACATAGGAATTATGCCTACAAATCCAATCATTAATCCTATCCATTTTTTTATCGACATTTTCTCTGTGAAAATAAAATAGGAAAATAAAGCAGATATAAAGGGAGAAAGGCTATAGATAAAACAGGTTTTAAAAGAGGTTAAATATTTAAGACCCCAAAATTCGAGGACATTGGTAATGTAAATGTTAAAGAAAGCCAGGCGTAAGATACGACCAAAGCTGTGCCAATTCATGGAGATATGGGCCCCCTTGCGGTAAAATTCATAGGCTAAAAGAAGTATACCCGCAACTAGCATGCGTGATCCAATCAGGAAAAAAGGCTGTGCATATTCTAGAGCAACTTTGCCGACTGTGAAAACGCTAGCAAAAAGGGCAAAAAGTACAAATACAAAAAACATCAATCGATCTCTTTTAAATTATCTATAGGATATAGTAAAAAGCAAAAAG from Neochlamydia sp. AcF84 includes:
- a CDS encoding UvrB/UvrC motif-containing protein; protein product: MVKKAFEFFEEQVPERPIECTECKKPIAIWYTELIGNNISQTGMCSDCPILRRKLHGQTSEKEMGHMVGETSLACGECNTSLEALRVGASLGCSNCYEVFDDIILQELLILDKVPPRVKANKKIFPLHIGRSPGEVREISPSLRLLALNEALNETLKREDYEQAAWLRDQIRALTEENVEKSNGPQ
- the pyrH gene encoding UMP kinase, with amino-acid sequence MTNLSNAKRILLKLSGETLLGEQPFGVHFPTAEQLAISLKDIKQEGFELALVIGGGNIFRAIQLKGSKIPRSAADQMGMLATLMNGIALQQALTSIGCTTKLISALECPKVAESYNWNRTNDYLAAGHIVLFVGGTGNPYFTTDSAAALRACEIQADVLLKATKVKGVYTQDPLKFPQAQKYRTLSYSQYLTEKLEVMDTTSIALCMNNQLPIFVFSMEALGKESLKQILSKTEDGTLIS
- the frr gene encoding ribosome recycling factor; translated protein: MNILEQAKSKMLVAIEHLKNDLKSLRTNRANAGMLDSIFVEIYGSSMRIKEVANVTAPEARTLLITPFDPSTTNAIGKSIEKANLGFMPIVDANSIRIKIPPMDENMRKEMVKQCHKKKEEAKISIRNIRREFNEAAKKQKIAGELTEDGLKRNEKNVQELTDKFCKEADELAEKKEKEIITI
- a CDS encoding protein arginine kinase, producing the protein MAPNDKSNVIINQKKLWQDNDNDIWLASILHLHRNLEKFNFPGKLSTERRKQVVSVLSKEILSLDLLEKATLIRAEEMEPFEKEFLGEHFWSNDNFIQAHSGEAFIIDASGQFLASFNIRNHLHLQLIECKGELEKAWNKLLKIETTIGHNISFAYNAKYGFLTADIGSCGTALLVSIYLQLPALVHTGKMEEIVEKNKEESIACSGIRGSPQEIIGDLLVVQNNYTLGVTEESIISNLNAFATKMVVEENMARNQIRASSNPYIKDKISRAFGILTHSYQIDAIEALNAISLLKLGIEMGWVEGISRQSINQLFFNCRRSHLLAEFHEKTHLPQEEIVHKRAEFIHKALLQAHLRV
- a CDS encoding EamA family transporter; this encodes MFFVFVLFALFASVFTVGKVALEYAQPFFLIGSRMLVAGILLLAYEFYRKGAHISMNWHSFGRILRLAFFNIYITNVLEFWGLKYLTSFKTCFIYSLSPFISALFSYFIFTEKMSIKKWIGLMIGFVGIIPMLLSETSAEQKAGHLFMFSWAELAVIIAATTSVYGWILLRQLVNENLYSPLFANGMSMLIGGIITLFHSLLVEDWKPVPVNLNSLLPFFICAAWLLLVSNLICYNLYGWLMKRFSATFMSFAGFSTSMFSALFGWALLGEELGLAFFTSSALNLLGLSLFYQEELKKSSVRVNRQTTG
- a CDS encoding CocE/NonD family hydrolase, with product MHLKILTIFFLLSTSLCWAKDNFVADLTVKIPMRDGYELPADIYFPAEGREKKAPCILLRCPAGRKAMPWVGYTSLTHFGYVVVMQDTRNALDINGKTAPFITDGWGALQDGYDTVEWLAKSPYTNGKIGTLGFSAVGCTQLLLAPSAPPSLKCQYIGIAAGSLYHHAIFPGGQLHKNQVEGWLGYYSKDTGVLSFVSSQPFYNAFWEELDSIKVAQKVRVPGFLYGGWYDTFLQGTIDAFVSRQNNGGKGALGKQKLLIGPWTHWWPISSKLGDFPVPPQGFSPSYDMSPQRWFDYHLKGIENGVDQLPPVTYYVMGPFDGSPSKGNVWKTAENWPIPAKNKAFYLGQKHKLITEITKEKRGVYSFNADPKNPVPTIGGRNLFLDCGPRDQRTIESRSDVLVFTTEPLEEDMEVTGHLLAKLYVTSNVSDTDFVVRLSDVYPDGRSILISDGIHRTAIQSSQLKRWASLQKPYEIEIDLASTSMVFAKGHRIRVSICGSNFPRYEVNHNVGLLEATSGRCAVARNKIYTGPGYPSRLILPLVE